CGATGCGCTCTTGCCGGGCGTCCATGGCCCTCAGGACGGGGCCGTAGAGAAACCGCCTGAGGAGGAAGACCAGCACCAGGAAATTGACGATCTGGGCGCTGGTGGTCGTCCAGTCGATGAGCACGGGCTATCCCCCCTGCGCGGCGGCCTGGGCCAGGAAGTGGTTCCAGAACGGGTTGGCGAAGATGAGGATCATCGAGACGACGAAGGCGTAGATGGCCGTCGACTCGATCATGGCCAGGCTCACGAAAAGGGTCCTGGTGATGGTGTTGGCCTCGTCGGGCTGCTGGGCCAGGGCACTGAGGGCGCTGGCCACGGCCCGTCCCTCTCCCAGGGCCGGCCCGATGGAGCCCATCCCGATGGTGATGCCCGCCGTGGCGGCCGAGACCATGCCGATAAGCGTCAAGCTATCCATGTTCTTTCTCCTTTGCTCCTTTTTTCTCTTCCTTCTCCTTCATCTCCCTTTCCTTCTGCTCGAAGGAACGCGACGCGGAGGCGATGTAGACGATGGCAAGGACGGCGAAGATGTAGGCCTGTATCACTCCGGTCAGAAGCCCCAGGGCCTCCATGACCACCGGAAAAACGAACGGTATGACGGCCAGGAGAATGGCGGCGATGAGGTGTCCGCTCATGACGTTGCCGAAGAGGCGGACGGCCAGGGCCACGGTGCGGGAGAACTCCCCCAGGACGTTGAACGGCAGCATGAAGACCGTGGGCTGCACGTAGTGCCTGGCGTATTCCGCGACCCCCTGCTCCAGGACGCCGAACAGGGGCGTGGCCGCAAACACGCATATGGCCAGCCCCGTCGTGGTGGACAGGGAGCCCGTGGGCGGGATGTACCCCGGGACGATGGACAGGACGTTGGACGTCAAGACGTACAGAAACAGGGTCCCCACGAAGGGCAGGTACTTCTCCGGCTCCTGGCGGCTTATGTCCCGGATGTGGTCCCGGGCCCCCGAGACGAGGACCTCCAGGAGGTTCTGCCAGCGGGACATCTCCTCCCCCGAGCTGAGCCGCCGGGTGAGGAGCCAGGAGCCCCCGGCCAGCAGCAGCATGATGCCCCAGGTGAAAACGATGGTGGCGTTCAGGGCGAAGGGCCCGTATCTCCAGAAGACCAGGGCGTCAGAGGTGATTTCCATTCCCGCCTCCCGCCCCCCGGGGCTTTTTCCCCGCCCCGGGGGGCGCCGGACGCACCCGGTGCATGATGGATGTCCTTACGATGAGGAAGCCCGCCAGGGCCCCGAGGAGCCTCTCCCACCGCTGGTCCATGATGAGATAGAAGCCTCCCAGAACCAGGGACATCCTCAGAAGAAGGCTTGCCAGGCTCACCGCGAAGGGCCGCGCGGTCTGGGCGATTCTCTTGGTGGTCACCCAGAGGCCCGCATAGTTTGCCGCCCCCAGGGCCGCACCCCCCAGGGCGCAGAGGAGGAGGACCAGGACATAGTCGGCGCTCATCGGGCACCCTCCTCAAGCCGAACCAGCATGCGCCTGAGGGCGGCCGGCGAGAGAATGCAGGTGGCCAGGGTCACCAACACCATGGCGGAGAAAACCCGGGGAGGCACCAGGGTGAGCCCCACCAGCATCACCTCCGTGGTCACCTGCTCAAAGTGCATCCGCAGCACTACCCTTTCTTTTCATCCGACGAGGACCTCCTCCTGCGCTCTATCTCCCTCCGCTCCCTGGACACCCAGAACCATGCGTTCAGGCATCCCAGGGCCAACCCGACCACCAGGCCTGTGAGGGTCCAGGACACTTGGCCGCCTCCGTACCGGTGGT
The Nitrospirota bacterium genome window above contains:
- a CDS encoding F0F1 ATP synthase subunit C; protein product: MDSLTLIGMVSAATAGITIGMGSIGPALGEGRAVASALSALAQQPDEANTITRTLFVSLAMIESTAIYAFVVSMILIFANPFWNHFLAQAAAQGG
- a CDS encoding F0F1 ATP synthase subunit A, with the translated sequence MEITSDALVFWRYGPFALNATIVFTWGIMLLLAGGSWLLTRRLSSGEEMSRWQNLLEVLVSGARDHIRDISRQEPEKYLPFVGTLFLYVLTSNVLSIVPGYIPPTGSLSTTTGLAICVFAATPLFGVLEQGVAEYARHYVQPTVFMLPFNVLGEFSRTVALAVRLFGNVMSGHLIAAILLAVIPFVFPVVMEALGLLTGVIQAYIFAVLAIVYIASASRSFEQKEREMKEKEEKKGAKEKEHG
- a CDS encoding ATP synthase subunit I, which gives rise to MSADYVLVLLLCALGGAALGAANYAGLWVTTKRIAQTARPFAVSLASLLLRMSLVLGGFYLIMDQRWERLLGALAGFLIVRTSIMHRVRPAPPGAGKKPRGAGGGNGNHL